From Aspergillus fumigatus Af293 chromosome 3, whole genome shotgun sequence, a single genomic window includes:
- a CDS encoding MDR family MFS transporter, which translates to MSEEKPLNAAKDQDKDDIVYPTGLKLALLMTSIFIGMFLVSLDRLIISPAIPQITDEFHSAGDIGWYGTAYLLTNCAFQLLFGKVYTVFSIKATFMTSIVLFEVGSALCGAAPNSIGFILGRAIAGLGSGGIFAGALTVIVYALPLHKRPKYQGAFGAVFGVASVAGPLVGGAFTTNVTWRWCFYINLPLGAVVIATTLLFFEIPDHQNAPKPLKGKLRQLNGLGVLTIMPGVVCLCLALQWGGSQYAWGEGRIVALLVLTFLCLIAFVLIQVWKPEQATLPPRVFLQRSIASGFWASCCFGAHMIPTVIYLPLWFQVIDGVSAVDSGIRLLPMLLSLVVASILTGGLVSRIGYYTPFLMLGIVLSSIGAGLLTTLGVHTSSAKWIGFQVLYGFGLGTCNQIPNMAAQTVLPREQVAIGASLMFFAQQLFGAVFTSVGENVLSNQLAKRLAISSQTVQNTGATQLLEHVPVDDRVASLGAYNDSLQVVFQVGLIMACLAILGAVPMEWRTVKKEQLSSTSDRNDGQAEEGAPGNAQSTMDYKQGTVN; encoded by the exons ATGTCTGAAGAGAAGCCCCTCAACGCGGCCAAAGACCAGGACAAGGATGACATTGTCTACCCAACCGGTCTCAAGCTCGCTCTGCTGATGACATCCATTTTCATTGGCATGTTTCTGGTTTCCCTC GACCGACTCATCATCTCGCCCGCGATTCCCCAGATCACCGACGAGTTCCACTCAGCAGGAGATATTGGCTGGTATGGGACGGCGTACCTCCTGACCAACTGTGCTTTTCAGCTGCTGTTCGGTAAGGTATACACTGTATTCAGCATCAAGGCCACCTTCATGACGTCCATTGTCCTGTTCGAAGTCGGTTCGGCTCTCTGCGGCGCGGCTCCAAACTCGATCGGATTCATTCTCGGCAGAGCCATTGCTGGCCTGGGTTCTGGGGGGATTTTTGCGGGCGCCCTGACAGTTATTGTGTATGCGCTCCCACTGCACAAGCGGCCCAAGTATCAGGGGGCCTTTGGGGCTGTGTTTGGGGTCGCCTCGGTGGCTGGCCCACTGGTTGGCGGTGCCTTTACCACCAATGTCACCTGGAGATGGTGCTTTTATATCAATCTGCCCCTAGGAGCAGTAGTTATCGCGACCAcccttctttttttcgaAATACCCGACCATCAGAACGCCCCGAAGCCGCTGAAGGGGAAGCTGCGTCAGCTGAACGGACTTGGAGTACTTACCATTATGCCTGGAGTCGTTTGTCTTTGCTTGGCTCTGCAGTGGGGTGGCTCCCAGTATGCA TGGGGAGAGGGCCGGATCGTCgcgctgctggtgctgaccTTCCTGTGTCTGATCGCGTTCGTCTTGATCCAGGTATGGAAGCCAGAGCAGGCAACGCTGCCACCACGAGTCTTCCTACAACGGAGCATCGCCTCCGGTTTCTGGGCGAGCTGCTGTTTCGGCGCACACATGATC CCAACCGTGATTTATCTTCCCCTCTGGTTCCAGGTCATTGACGGCGTCTCGGCCGTCGACAGCGGCATCCGCCTCCTCCCGATGCTGCTGTCACTGGTGGTAGCGTCCATTCTCACTGGCGGGCTAGTCTCCCGCATCGGCTACTATACGCCCTTTCTGATGCTCGGCATCGTCCTCTCCTCCATCGGCGCCGGTCTGCTCACCACTCTCGGGGTCCATACGTCAAGCGCCAAATGGATTGGTTTTCAGGTGCTGTATGGTTTTGGCCTCGGCACCTGCAACCAGATACCAAACATGGCGGCGCAGACAGTGCTCCCCCGCGAGCAGGTGGCCATCGGCGCGTCGCTCATGTTCTTTGCGCAACAGCTGTTTGGCGCCGTCTTTACGTCGGTCGGCGAGAACGTGCTCAGCAACCAGCTGGCCAAGCGTCTGGCGATCAGTTCGCAAACGGTCCAGAATACCGGTGCCACCCAGCTTCTGGAGCACGTTCCTGTCGACGACCGTGTTGCATCGCTGGGGGCTTATAATGACTCGCTGCAGGTAGTTTTCCAGGTTGGTCTCATCATGGCTTGTCTTGCCATCCTGGGTGCCGTACCTATGGAATGGCGCACTGTCAAGAAGGAGCAGCTGTCTTCCACGTCTGACCGCAACGATGGacaggcggaggagggcGCCCCGGGCAATGCCCAGTCAACGATGGACTACAAGCAGGGGACGGTGAATTGA
- a CDS encoding putative amino acid permease (Can1), which translates to MAVQDNLTSDAKGLEVSSAEKRRRLADKVRFRSSKVNSLRGDHHSDEESNEEVQESETPDLKRQLKDRHLQMIAIGGTIGTGLFISSGTAIAHAGPVGALIAYIFVGTIVYSVMTSLGEVATYIPTAGAFTSYTTRLVDPSLGFAMGWIYWFNWASTYAVELTASGMIIQYWDEDLSIAIFIGVFWVFITLINFLPVGFYGELEFWFSAIKVLTVLGFMIFAICIDAGVGKQGYLGFHTWKDPGAFAPYLIESNVNTAKFVGFWAVLIQAGFSYQGTELVGVAAGETENPEKTVPSAIRKTFFRILIFFVLTIFFIGLLVPYDNPNLVTDTSNASASPMVIAANLAGVQVLPGLINAVLLTVVLSAANSNVYSGSRVLLGLAREGFAPQWFAKVTQRGVPYISVAFTAAFGLLGFLNLSESGGKVFNWLVNISGVAGFICWASINACHIAFMRVLAARNISRDTLPYKAIWQPWLAYYGLFFNILIIFTQGFTAWIPTFDVSDFFVAYVCPILFAVLYLGHKIVFRTKFVDPLEADLDSARVETKSTSWETSAPNKGWFERVKGRFIG; encoded by the exons ATGGCTGTTCAAGACAATCTGACCTCAGATGCCAAGGGTCTGGAGGTATCCAGCGCTGAAAAGCGTCGGAGATTAGCAGACAAGGTTCGGTTTCGCTCGAGCAAGGTAAACTCGCTGCGAGGCGACCATCACAGCGATGAGGAGAGCAATGAGGAGGTACAGGAGTCGGAGACGCCCGATCTGAAGCGGCAGTTGAAGGATAGACACTTGCAGATGATTGCCATCG GAGGAACAATTGGAACCGGTCTGTTTATCAGCAGTGGAACGGCCATCGCGCACGCTGGTCCAGTCGGGGCTCTGATCGCATACATCTTTGTCGGGACGATCGTCTACTCGGTGATGACCTCGCTGGGAGAAGTTGCGACGTACATCCCCACCGCGGGCGCCTTCACCTCGTATACAACACGACTGGTCGATCCCAGTCTGGGATTTGCCATGGGATGGATCTACTGGTTCAACTGGGCTTCGACATACGCGGTGGAATTGACGGCCTCCGGGATGATCATCCAATACTGGGACGAGGACTTGTCGATTGCTATCTTCATCGGGGTGTTCTGGGTGTTCATCACGCTGATCAACTTCCTGCCCGTCGGCTTCTACGGAGAGCTCGAGTTCTGGTTCTCGGCCATCAAGGTGCTTACTGTGCTTGGTTTCATGATCTTCGCCATCTGCATCGATGCCGGCGTCGGTAAGCAGGGCTACCTGGGATTCCACACGTGGAAGGACCCCGGCGCGTTTGCACCGTACCTCATCGAGTCCAATGTCAATACCGCCAAATTCGTAGGATTCTGGGCCGTCCTGATCCAAGCCGGCTTCTCCTACCAAGGCACCGAGCTCGTGGGTGTCGCCGCCGGAGAGACCGAGAACCCCGAGAAGACGGTCCCCTCCGCCATCCGCAAGACCTTCTTCCgcattctcatcttcttcgtcctgaccatcttcttcatcgggCTGCTGGTCCCCTACGACAACCCCAACCTGGTCACGGACACCTCCAACGCCTCCGCGTCCCCGATGGTCATCGCCGCCAACCTCGCCGGCGTCCAGGTCCTCCCCGGCCTGATCAACGCCGTGCTCCTCACCGTCGTCCTCTCCGCCGCCAACTCCAACGTCTACAGCGGCAGCCGTGTGCTCCTCGGTCTCGCGCGCGAGGGCTTCGCCCCGCAATGGTTCGCCAAAGTCACGCAGCGCGGCGTGCCCTACATCAGCGTGGCCTTCACCGCCGCGTTCGGgctcctcggcttcctcaACCTCTCCGAGTCCGGCGGCAAGGTCTTCAACTGGCTGGTCAACATCTCCGGCGTGGCGGGGTTCATCTGCTGGGCGTCCATCAACGCCTGCCACATTGCGTTCATGCGCGTGCTGGCCGCGCGCAATATCTCCCGCGATACCCTGCCGTACAAGGCCATCTGGCAGCCGTGGCTCGCCTACTACGGGCTTTTCTTTAATATCCTGATCATCTTCACGCAGGGGTTCACGGCGTGGATCCCCACGTTTGATGTCTCGGATTTCTTCGTCGCGTATGTCTGTCCGATCCTGTTTGCCGTGCTGTATCTGGGCCATAAGATTGTCTTCCGGACGAAGTTTGTGGATCCCCTCGAGGCGGATCTGGATTCCGCACGCGTCGAGACGAAGAGTACCTCGTGGGAGACGTCTGCTCCGAACAAGGGGTGGTTTGAGAGGGTCAAGGGTCGGTTTATTGGCTAG
- a CDS encoding putative MFS monocarboxylate transporter: MMATNELESVPPVLFKETFSHIPTSSDDLSDDIDEFDDSRLPPVDGGYQAWLFLAACFMVEGIDSHNRSGSLRTIIELMSHFRTRLRLRPLGPAQWSDRYSSGLAYLPTPIVIAIMFAFPRARRWFSTAGFVIMCLALGLSSFSTSVTHLIMSQGVAYGIGGCLAYTPSILFLSDWFVEKKGLAFGIVWSGSGLTGIIFPLILQTLLNQYGWQTTLRACSIALFLLAAPFMTFHKPRVPIRHSHLRQLSLRFLWDKVYLIYQLGNTMQAIGFWIPSIFLTSYARTLGASDFLASLTVTLFNLMTVFGCIFTGYLADRHHVTKCILLSSAGAVASVFLLWGLANHIATLYAFCIVYGFFAGGYSSSWSALSHEVQKSERSAHVSMVFAFLETGRGVGNVISGPLSEALLKVGGWKAGAFGAYGSEYGVLVVLTGVTAFLGGFASMARMFRWI, from the exons ATGATGGCTACCAACGAGCTCGAATCGGTTCCCCCAGTACTGTTCAAAGAGACCTTCTCGCATATACCGACCTCGTCGGACGATCTCTCGGACGACATCGACGAGTTCGATGACTCCCGACTACCGCCAGTTGACGGAGGATACCAAGCATGGCTGTTTCTAGCGGCTTGTTTCATGGTAGAAGGTATA GATTCGCACAATCGTTCGGGGTCTTTGAGAACTATTATCGAACTCATGAGCCATTTTCGGACTCGACTGAGATTGCGTCCATTGGGACCTGCGCAATGGTCAGATAGATATTCCTCC GGCCTGGCCTACCTGCCCACacccatcgtcatcgccatcatgtTTGCATTCCCCCGGGCCCGGCGCTGGTTCTCGACCGCGGGATTCGTCATCATGTGTCTGGCCCTGGGTCTGAGTTCGTTCTCGACAAGCGTCACCCACTTGATCATGTCGCAGGGAGTGGCATACGGCATTGGAGGATGCCTAGCCTACACGCCGtccatcctcttcctatCCGACTGGTTcgtggagaagaaaggccTCGCCTTCGGCATCGTCTGG AGTGGCTCCGGCCTAACAGGCATCATCTTCCCGCTCATCCTCCAAACGCTCCTCAACCAGTACGGCTGGCAAACGACCCTCCGCGCCTGCTCCAtcgcgctcttcctcctcgccgcccCCTTCATGACCTTCCACAAGCCGCGTGTCCCCATCCGCCACTCGCACCTCCGCCAGCTCAGCCTCCGCTTCCTCTGGGACAAAGTCTACCTGATCTACCAGCTCGGCAACACAATGCAAGCCATCGGCTTCTGGATCCCGTCCATCTTTCTGACCTCGTACGCCCGCACCCTCGGCGCAAGCGACTTCCTCGCCTCCCTCACCGTcaccctcttcaacctcatGACCGTCTTCGGCTGCATCTTCACCGGCTACCTCGCTGACCGACACCACGTCACGAAGTGCATCTTGCTCTCGTCCGCCGGGGCCGTGGCGTCTGTTTTCCTGCTGTGGGGGTTGGCGAACCACATCGCGACGCTCTATGCCTTCTGCATTGTGTATGGATTCTTTGCCGGGGGGTACTCGTCCTCCTGGTCGGCGCTGTCCCACGAGGTGCAGAAGAGTGAGCGCTCGGCGCATGTGAGCATGGTGTTTGCGTTTCTGGAGACGGGGCGCGGAGTCGGGAATGTGATCAGTGGGCCGCTGAGCGAGGCGCTGCTGAAGGTTGGAGGGTGGAAGGCCGGGGCGTTTGGGGCGTATGGGTCCGAGTATGGGGTGTTGGTGGTGTTGACGGGGGTGACGGCGTTTCTGGGGGGGTTTGCGTCCATGGCGAGAATGTTTCGATGGATTTGA
- a CDS encoding putative phosphatidylglycerol specific phospholipase — MQPKAVQDAHASFPAGKHAADETEHLLPHDPPAEINIWGSRRRPRSWWALVAISLLLLTMTVLSLAVFFTLGFGAGAAPHVPHGRLSSPIKNVVVLVQENLSFDNYAGGLTYSPSIDGLVNRTYCNPANISDPHSPMVCAQPTAKNIAPDDPDHSITGGNQQVYSTYHPDSDFDAPNMQGFVAEQIAAYGIDGNLSRAGEVINYYTPEHIPVFNAMAENFVLFDRWFAAVPGPTNPNRAYLTSGTSHGHGTNDPDFDRSALPQRSIFEQLSEHNISWINYSNTTGFLPDALFYRWTAVSGLGETNVRPIDQFYRDAKAGTLPQFTWINPECCSYMSFHPPSPINMGEGWIKSVYEALRSSPQWHETLFILTFDEHGGFADHVPPPENVPAGDDLTYTETARDGKPSTFAFDRLGIRVPTVLMSPWVGKGVVQNRPADGNGEFTHTSILKFVADLWGLEYLSPRVAWSASFAHLITDTFREDTPATLPEPADF, encoded by the coding sequence ATGCAACCCAAAGCAGTTCAAGATGCACATGCCTCATTTCCGGCAGGGAAACATGCCGCGGACGAGACGGAGCATCTGCTGCCGCATGATCCCCCAGCGGAGATAAATATCTGGGGGTCGCGCAGACGACCCCGTTCCTGGTGGGCTCTCGTCGCCAtctcgctgctgctgttgaccATGACTGTCCTGTCGCTGGCTGTTTTCTTCACGCTGGGCTTTGGCGCAGGCGCGGCGCCTCATGTGCCCCACGGCAGACTGTCCAGTCCGATCAAGAATGTCGTGGTTCTGGTGCAGGAGAACCTGTCGTTCGACAACTATGCCGGCGGCCTCACATATAGCCCCAGTATTGACGGGCTTGTGAACCGCACGTACTGCAACCCGGCCAATATCTCCGATCCCCACTCGCCAATGGTGTGCGCACAGCCCACGGCGAAGAACATCGCCCCGGATGATCCGGACCACAGTATCACCGGCGGGAATCAGCAAGTGTACAGCACCTACCATCCAGACTCCGACTTCGACGCCCCCAACATGCAAGGCTTCGTCGCGGAGCAGATCGCCGCATACGGCATCGACGGCAACCTCTCGCGCGCCGGCGAGGTCATCAACTACTATACCCCCGAGCACATCCCCGTCTTCAACGCCATGGCCGAGAACTTTGTGCTCTTCGACCGCTGGTTCGCTGCTGTTCCCGGCCCAACCAACCCCAACCGCGCCTATCTGACGTCCGGCACTTCCCACGGCCACGGCACCAACGACCCGGACTTCGACAGGTCGGCGCTCCCCCAGCGTTCCATCTTCGAGCAGCTCTCCGAACACAACATCAGCTGGATCAACTACTCCAACACGACCGGCTTCCTCCCCGACGCGCTCTTCTACCGCTGGACCGCCGTGTCGGGTCTCGGCGAGACCAATGTCCGCCCCATCGACCAGTTCTACCGCGACGCCAAAGCAGGCACCCTGCCCCAGTTCACCTGGATCAACCCGGAATGCTGCTCGTACATGTCCTTCCACCCGCCGTCGCCCATCAATATGGGCGAGGGCTGGATCAAGAGCGTCTACGAGGCGCTCCGCTCGTCCCCGCAGTGGCACGAGACTCTCTTCATCCTGACCTTTGACGAGCACGGCGGGTTCGCGGACCACGTGCCGCCCCCGGAGAACGTCCCTGCGGGCGATGATCTAACCTACACCGAGACGGCGCGGGACGGAAAGCCCTCCACCTTTGCGTTTGACCGGTTGGGGATCCGGGTGCCGACGGTGCTGATGTCGCCGTGGGTGGGTAAGGGGGTGGTGCAGAACCGACCAGCAGATGGGAACGGCGAGTTCACGCATACGTCTATCCTGAAGTTTGTGGCTGATCTGTGGGGGTTGGAGTACCTGTCGCCGCGGGTGGCCTGGTCTGCGAGTTTTGCGCATTTGATTACGGATACGTTTCGGGAGGATACGCCGGCAACGTTACCTGAGCCAGCGGATTTCTAG